In Methanobrevibacter sp. TMH8, the DNA window TGTTGATGTTTTTGTAGCTCCCTTTTCTAATGATACAAGAGAAAAATCTTTTGAAATTGGTCAAATCTTAAGAAATAATGGTATTTCTACAGAAATTGATCTTTCAAGAAAAAAATTAAAGAAACTTCTTAATACAGCTAATAAATTAAATGCGAAATTTGTTATATTAGTTGGTAAAAATGATTTAGAAAATGATAATGTTACTATTAAGGATATGTCTTCTGGAGACCAAGAATTAGTAGCTATTGATGGTATTATTGATTATATAATTCATAGTTAAATAAATTTTAGTGATTATTATGACTAATAATTTAGAAAAGTATAAAGAAGATTTAAAAAATCTTATTAATAAAGGAGATTCTCTTAAACTTTCTATGATGTTAGAATGTTATCCTCATCATAAGAAAAAATGTATAGATGATGGTTATTTTACAGAAGAATATCTTAATAAATTGCCTAATTTTGATGAAGAATATCAAAAATGGTATTCTGAAGCTTTTATTGTTATTAAACAAGTACTTCCTGATCGATTAGAAGATTTTAAGAGTTATTATGAAAAACCTAAATCTAGAAAAAATATAACATTTGAAAATTTTTGTATCAAAGATTATTTCGATAACTTTACTGTTGGTAATGTTGATAAGCGTGCAGCTATACCAAAATTCAGTCAGCAATTAGCTATTCTTAATTCTGTATCTTCTCGTTTTGACAGTTCTCTTTTTGATATTAAACAAATTATTCAAGCAGATTTTTTTGATTCTGAATTAGATGCTGCTAAAGAATTATGTAAAAAAGGATTTTTTCGAGGTTCAGGTGCTATTGCTGGTGTAGTTCTTGAAAAACATCTTTTACAAGTGATGGAAAACCATAATTTATCTTCACGGAAAAAAAATCCTTCTATAAATGATTTTAATGAAATTTTAAAAAGCAATGATATTATTGATGTTCCATTATGGAGACAAATACAAAGCTTTGGAGATATTCGTAATTTATGTGATCATAATAAAGATCGTGACCCAAAAAAAGAAGAAATTTCAGAGTTAATTAATGGTATTGAAAAATTAACTAAAACACTTTTTTAAGAATTTAAATTAGGAGATGTTATTATTAAAATTAATTTTAAACATGATGTTAATGGGCAGAAATTAGTAATAGCTGTTGCTCAAGATTATAAAACTTCTCAAGTTTTGATGGTAGCTTATATGAATAAAGAAGCTCTCAAGAAAACTTTATCTACTGGAATTGCTCACTATTGGAGTACTTCTCGTAATAAACTTTGGTTAAAAGGAGAAAGTTCAGGAAATACTCAAAAAGTAAAAGAAGTCCTTACTGACTGTGATATGGATGCTGTTGTATTGAAAGTAGATCAAACAGGTGCAGCTTGTCATGAAGGATATTACTCTTGTTTCTTTAGAGAACTTGAAATCGAAAAAATCAATGAATCTAATACTGATTTAGAAAATTTAGATGAAAAAGATATTAAAATAATAGCTGATAGACTTTTCAATCCTGATGATGTTTATGGAAAGCAATGATTTATAAAGTTTCAAGTATAAAATTATATTGAGAGTTAATTTAATTAAGTTTATTAAATTTAATTAAATAATTATATTATTTAGTTTAATCATGGTGCAGTAAACCAACTTTTATTCTTAAAAATTAGTTAAATAAACTGTTTAAGAAGAATTATGATACATAATTCAATTTCAAGTAATGATTATTTAATATAAACGAAATAAACAATATTAGCTCTGATTTCATTAGTACCGCCTCTTAATTTTTTTGAGAAGACCCATTGGTTTAGTGTAAGGTAGGCTTCTCAATTTAAAAATAAACAATGATTTTTTAAGTTGGTGGTACTGCAATTTTATTATATTTTTTTTAAATATTTTTATTATTTTAATTTTTATTTTATTTTTTATAATCATAATTTTATATATTATTTTTAAAAACTTCTATAAAGAATTAAATTGATATAATAAAAATAAGACTTATTATGAACAAAATAGATATGTTATAAAGTTAATATATTATAAATATAAAATTTAAATTTATAAAGTTTATAAAATGGAGCAAATAATGGATCCTATAGAAAAGATAGATATGGAAGATATAGAAAATATATCAAAGATAGTTCCTGATACTAGTGCTATTATTGAAGGAATTATTACTAAGCTTATTAAGGAAAACGATTTAAATTATCCTGAAATTATTGTTCCTGAAGCAGTAGTAGCTGAACTTGAATATCAAACTAATAAAGGTCATTTAATTGGTAGAAAAGGTTTAAATGAATTAAAAAACCTTCAAAAATTAGCTGAGTCTGGGGAATTAGCTATAAGTTTCACAGGTAAAAGACCTAATAATTATGAAATTTCTCTTTCTAAAACTGGGGAAATTGATGCTATTATCAGAGATATAGCTAAATCTGAATTAGCTACTTTATTCACTTCTGATAAAATTTTAAGTGAAGTAGCTAAAGCTCAAGGTATTTCAGTTATTTATGTAGAGCAAGTTGATAAATCCCAAAGTGAACTTACAATAGCTAGATACTTTGATGATGAAACTATGTCAGTTCATCTTAAAGAAAATGTTGTTCCAATGGCAAAAAAAGGAAAACCAGGTAACATTAATCTAGTAAAACTTGATTCTAAGCCAATTACTTATGATTATTTGGAAAAATTAGCTGAAGAAATTATTGAAAAATCTCGCCATGACTTTAAAACATACTTAGAAGTTGATGAAGAAGGAGCTACTGTTGTTCAATCTAGAGAATACAGGATTTCAATAGCTAAACCTCCTTTTTCAGAAGGAATGGAAATTACTGCTGTTAGACCAGTAGCTGAAGTTTCACTTGAGGATTATAGATTATCTGATAAATTAATGGATAGACTTAGAAATAGTGCTAACGGAATTCTTATTTCTGGTTCTCCAGGTGCAGGTAAAAGTACTTTTGCTCAAGCTATAGCTAAATTTTTCTCTGAAGATATGAATCAAATTGTTAAAACAATGGAGTCTCCACGTGATCTTCAAGTTGGGGATGAGATAACCCAATATGCTCCTCTTGATGGAGATATGGAAAAAACAGCCGATATTCTTCTTCTTGTTAGGCCTGATTTTACAATTTATGATGAACTTAGAAAGAATCATGATTTTGCTATATTTGGGGATATGCGATTAGCTGGTGTTGGAATGATTGGGGTTGTTCATGCTACTCGTCCTATTGATGCTATTCAAAGAATAGCTGCAAGAGTAGAGCTAGGTATAATTCCTTCTATTGTTGATACAACTATTTATATTGAAGATGGTGAAATTAAAGCTATTTATGAAACAAATCTTACAGTAAAAGTTCCTTCTGGTATGCAAGAAGCAGATCTTGCAAGACCTGTTATTGAAGTCCGTGATTTTGAAACAGGGGATTTAAAAAATGAAATCTATACTTATGGTGAACAAACCATTGTTATGGATGTTGATTTAGTTCAATCTGATAAAGGTAGTGATGGACAAAAAACAAAATCAGCTGTAGATAAAATTGTTGAAAAAGAAGTTATTAGAGCTGTTAAAAAAGTAGCTCCTAAAGCTAATGTTAAAGCTGAACTTGTTTCTAATGATAGGATAAAAATTTATGTTAATGAGCGATTCATTCCAAAAATCATTGGTAAGAAAGGTAAGAGAATCGATGACCTTGAAAGAAAAGTTGGAATTAGTATTGGTGTAGAACCTTTTGAATCTTTAAAAGATGAAGATTTAAAGAAAGATTATTCTAGTAATGATAATAGGAATTATAATAATAACAATAATAATTTTGAAAGTAGCTTTAATGATCCAATTGAAGATGAAGAATTTGAAATTACATATGAAATATCTAATAAACATTTAAGTTTAAATATGGGTTATGAACATATTGGTGATGAATTTGATGTTTCTGTTAATGGAGAATATCTTTTTACAGGCACTGTTGGTAAAAAAGGATTAGTAAGATTAAAACAAGGGCTTGAAATCACAGATATTCTTTTAGATGCTATTGATATGGATGTTCCAATTATGGCTACTTTTAGACATGGTAATTATTAATATACATCTTTAAATCATTAAATTCAATATTTTTATAATAATTACAGTACAATAATCGAAATAAATTCTTACAAATTATATTAAATTATATTAAAATAAATTAAAATTAATATAATAAATTATAATATTGTACTATAATTATATTTTTCTCTTTTTTAAATATCCAAAAACAAATACTCCAATTATTGCAAAAAGTACTAAAAAAGGGAGTAATGCGTTTTCTCCATTAGATCCACTTATTTGATTTGATATAATTTCATATGCTTTACTTAATAATGGTTTTCCACTATCTCCTACAGAGTATTGACTATCAGTACTATTAATTTTTTTAGAGCTATTTGTATTATTCTCTATTTTTCCATTATTAGTTACATTTTGATTAGAAGGATTAATTGAATTTCCATTTGAACCAGAGTTAATATTATTAAGGCCATTATTATTTGGATTTGTTGGGTTTGTCGGTTTTATTGGACCTGTATTTGGACCAACTGGAGGAACTATTCTTCCATCAGAATCTATTGTATAACCCGTATCTACCCTACCCCATATTAACTTACCATTAATATTTGTGAGAAAAGATGCAAGTATTCTTGGACATATATGATTTCCATTGTTTCCATAATAATTAGGTCCAATGGGTATTTCATCAAACTGTGGTTTATTTTTAACACCAAAATTTTCATTATTTTGGATTGTATTGTATTCAATGTTAAAATTTGAAGTAGGATCGTAATTATCTCCAATTACAATACCATTTCCTGTTTCAAAAACATCTAGATCAGTATCGGCTGTTTGCCTTTGATCTTTAATAATATTTAGATAAACAAAATCATTGATTGATTTACCATTTAATTGAATTCCATTTGCATTTTTAGAAATAGTATTACTGATAATATAACTTCTTTCTGTTATATCATTAAGATTTATTCCATTTCTTTTATTATTATTAATGAAATTATTGGTGATATTAGTTATTTTTGTGTTTGATAAAAATATTCCATCATAATTCTTTTCAATTTTATTATTAATAATTGTGGTATAATTTGAAAGGATTACTTCAATTCCATGATTCTTATTATTTGATACTGAGCTATTATTAATGAGAATATTTGATGATTTAAATATTAATATTCCTGAATTACTATTATTAATTATATTAGATAATGAAATCTTGATATTTTTAGAGTTTATGATATTTATTCCATAACCTCCAAAATTAGCTATTGTGTTACTGTTTACTTTTGAATCTTTACTATTATAAAACAATACTCCACCTTTTTTTGATCCTCCCACTACTGTTCCATTCTGATTTTCATTAATTTTATTTGAGGTCATTGTCAATGATGAGGAATTAACTATTACTGCATAGTCAGAATTACTGATTATATTAAAACCAATTAATGAGCTACCTAAAGCACTTTTTGTAAAATAAAAACCAAAAGTATTATTTACATTTATTACAGTTCCATTATTATCTTGTGAATTTTTTGTGATAATTGTTGTTCCATTACCTTTTAAGGTTAATTTTTTATTTATTATCAGTGATATATTGTTATAAACACCTTTTTTAAATTGAATTATATCTCCTGAGTTTGAATGATTAATTAAGTCTTGTATTTCTTGATTAGTGGCGTTATTCTCAACTTTTATTGTTGCAGAGTAATTAGGAGAAATGAAATTAAATATAAAAATAATAAAAATTATCGATATGATTATATATTTAATTCTATTATTTTTTATTATATTTAATTTATCCATTTTAACATCCTAATTTGGTTTCTTACAATTTTATCTGTTTTTTTTATTTTTTTTAAAATCTTATTTAATATTTTTGTATTTATCACATAAATAACCCTTAGGTTTAAATTATATTAGTAATTATATTAATGTGTTGATTTATGATAAACAATTATATATTTTTTATATTTTTCATACATGATTTATATCTTTATTATAATTATTCATATTTTTTCAATGACTTCTATATAATTTCTATTATAATTTTATAAATTTATTAAGTTATATTAATATATATTTAATTTATAGGATTTAATACCTTTTATTTTATTTTTAATATCGTTATAAAGATTTTTTTTCTTTTAAAATTATTATATACAAATTTTATACAATATTAAAATATTTTAATATTTAATTTTATTAAATATTAATTTTAATCTTTTATTTCAATTTTTTATCTCATTTATTCATATTTATTTTATATAAATAGTTTTATATAAGTAATATAACTATGGTAATATTTAAATATAATGGAGAATATACCGATATTTATATAATTACATAACGATTTTAATATTTTATTATATTATTAATTTCAAAATCTTTTAAGTATTAATTTTTGAGTATTATTATTGTTTGTATTTATATGAATTATATGAAATAAATTATATAAACATGATTAATAACATGATTTATAATTAAATATTAATTAAATGGGATTAATTAATATCAATACGACTAAAGGACGTGATTAATATTAAATTAAAGAGTAAAGATGGATTTAATAAAAGTATGGCTTATATGTTTTTCATCTTAATAGCAATTGTAGGAATTGGTTTAACTGTTAATTTTTCTTCTGCTGCCACTGTTTATGATGTAAATGATACCAATACAAATAGTGAGATACAAAACATTATAAATGGAATGTCAGATGGAGATACATTGTTTTTTAATGATGGAATATTTGAAAATATAGGATTAATCATCAATAAAACTATAAATATAACCGGTAGTTCAAATGCTCTTATAAAAGCAATTGTAGATAATTCAACTTTGGACACTGCCGATATATCTAAATATGCTATAGATAGGGCAGCTGCATTTTATTTTGTAAATGGTTCTAATAATAGTGATATATATGGATTAAATATTACTAGTATGCCAGGATTTGATTATTTAACTAATTCTTCTGCAAATTCCAAAAACACATTAATTTATGCATTGCGTAATACAAACAATGTTAGTATTCATGATAATGTTTTAAATAATTCTGCATGGGGTATTTACTTAGCAATGAGTACTGGTGCAACTACAATGTCTGTTTATAATAATATTGTTACTAATATGGCAGATACTGGAATAATCAACTTTGGTTCTGGTGCAGCAATTATTAATAATAATACAATATCTAATGTTGGAAGACATGGTATTGATATAAGACATGGAAGTAGTGCTAATTCAGTAGTATCTAATAATATAATAACTAATGCTAGCGAAGGTATTTATACTATGCATTCTGGTGGGCATATTTTTTTAAATAATACTATAATAAACACTACTTTAAGTGCTATTACTGCTTATGGTGCTTTTGATGTTTTAATTCAAAATAATACTATGAAAAATGGAATTATTGGTATTCTTTTATCAAGTAGTTACAGCAACATAACTTTAATAGGTAATAATTTCACATACACTTCAAAATCAACTTCACCTAACTTTGGATATAACTTAGTAACTTCAGATTCTGCTAATTCAAATTCTAATGTTGATGGAACATATTCTGATAGTTCACAAACCCCTGCAAATATTTCAATCAAATCTTCCTATGAAAAAACTACAATAACCAATGGACAAACTGTAATGTATACTGTATCAGTAGCTAATACAGGAAAAGGAGCTGGAAGCAATATTAGTATAGCTAATATTTTACCAGTAGGTGTAAATCCAAATTCTGTAATAGTATCTAAAGGTACTTTCTCAAATGGAACATGGACAATTGATTCATTATCTAGTAATAGTAATGCTATTTTAGTCTTTTCTGCAAAACCTTCAAAATCAGGAACATTTACTAATACAATCAATGCAACTTACAATGATAATTTAAACAAAGGTAATTATTGGGTAGATATTAGTGGAGTCAAAACTACTTTAAAAGTAAATAAAGATATTAAATTATCTAGTAGTAATTTATTAAGTGCAAATAAAGTCAAAAAAGCTAAATATTTCTATATAACAACACAAATTAAAAATACTGGATTAGATAATTCTAGTACAATAACAAGTAAAATAGCTACTACAAAAGGATTAAAAATAGCTGCTGTATCTAAAAGTAGTTATGCATCATACAATAAAAACTCAAAAACTTGGACTATTAAAAAAGTTCCTTCTAAAAAGACAATAACCTTAAAAATGAAAGTTCAAGCAACTAAAAAAGGAACTCAAAAAGTAAAAATTACTAATAATGGTAAATCTGAAATAAAATCCGTGAAAGTTGTTTAATTAGAAAATTGAAAACTAATTTTAATTTTCTAAATTTTAATTTTTTTAAATTTTAATTTAGGTATTATTTCTTATATTTTAATTTCTTAGATTTTAATTTTTAAGGTTTTAATTTTTAGATTATTAATTTCAGATTTAATTTTTAAGATTTTGATTGTTAAAGTATTAATTTTGGATTATCAAGTTATTAGATTTTAATTTTTAAATCAAATTTTTATATAACTTTTTATAATTAAGATTTTTTTATAAATGATAAAAAAAATGATAAAAAATTCAAATTTTTAATTAAAAACATTTATTATAGGTAAGAATATGAATCCAATGGATATTTTATGGCAAGCAGGTGTAATTGCTGCAATTATAGTTTTTGGTGTTAAAATTGGTTTAGGTTCAGCTATGGCTAACCTTTCAAAAAAAGCTATGTTATTACTTATAGCTATTTATGGTATTGGGATCTATATAGCTACACAAATTGCTTCAATTTATTCAAGTCAATTTACTAACTTTGTTATTTCATACAATACTCCTATATTTATAGCTATGTCAATTATAATGATTATAGCTGGTTTAACTACAATTAGGGAATGGAAGGTTCATAATTGCAATACTTCAACCACATCTGCACTTGCAGTAATTGCCCCTTCTCCTTGTTGTTTTATATCTATAACAATAACAGCTATTTTTGTTGCTCCTATAATGGGATTGTCTATAGGAGAGTTAAGTCCTATAATTGCAATAATTTTGGCTTTAGTGATTATTATTTCATATTTTTGTGCAAATATAATTGTTAAATTTATAAAGAAACCATATCCAATTATACTTGGAAATTTCATGCTTTTTTTAGGTGTTTACTTTTTATTAGCTGCTTTTTTACTTCCAAACTTAATAAATGGATTCAAAATGATAATGAAACCTATTGGTTTAGTTGATGCAAATTTAATAATATATTTAATACCAGTTATATTTGTTTTAATGATTATCGGAGTTTTACTTTCTAAAAGAAATAGTTTCTTAAAAAATTAGCTAGATTAGTAGATTAGTTAAATTGTTAACTTTGTTAAATAAGCTAAATTAGTTATATTAGATAAATTCTTAGGTTTGTTAAATAAGTTAAATAAATTAAATTAGTTAAATAAGCTAAAGTAGTTAAATTAGCTAGATTAGTTAAATTAGTTGAATAATGTTAAAATTTTCAAATTAAATTAAATTATAATGATAATATATGTGTTGTAGGTGATTAAATGGTCTTAAATATTCCAGGTAGTGGGATTTTAACTTCTACTTTAAATGTAATTTCTCAAAGCTTATTAATTCCTGTAATAATTCTTTTGTTAATATTTGCTGTTTATGCAGTTATAACAATTGGAAGTCTTATTTCAGAATATAGTTCGAGAAAAAAAGTACCAATTTCAACGATGAAAAAGTTAATTCATGATATTTCTTTAGCTGAAAATGTTGAAGTAGCAAAAAATGCAATTAGTCTTTCAGAAATTCCTGAAAAACAAAAAGAAGATTTATTAGATTTAATATCTTCAAAAGATTTATCTAAAGAATCACTTGAAGCTTTAGCTAGAAAATTAATTGAAAATGAAGAAAATTTAATTGATAAAATTCTTGAAAAAACTGACATAATGGCTCGTATTGGTCCTACTCTTGGGTTAATGGGAACTTTAATTCCTATGGGTCCTGGTCTTGCAGCTTTAGGTAGTGGAGATATTAATGGTTTAGCTAATGCAATTATTGTTGCTTTTGATACAACTGTTGTAGGTATTGGTGCTGGTGGAATAGGATATTTTGTATCTAAAATAAGAAAAAGATGGTATGATGATTATTTATCTAATTTAGATGCATTATCAGATGCTGTATTAGATTTTATGAAAAAGAATCATCCTGACTAATTCTAACTCTCTATTAATTCAAGTTTTTAATTTACAAAGATATCTATTGATGTAGAATTTGTATATTTATAATATAATTTTTATTGTGATTTTTATGGTTAGGTCCAAAAGAAACAGGAGGTCTTCAAGAACTGAAGAGGATCCAATGGCAGGTGCTACAAACCTTGTTGATGCAATGCTTGTAATATCTGTAGGCTTATTAGTTTTCCTTGTTATGTCGTGGAATATGCAATCTATAGTTTTTGATACAGATATGACTCCAGAAGAAAAAAAGTCAACTATGGAAAAAATAAAAACTGTATCTGAAGTAAAGCAGGGAAAAGAAATTGATAATAATATTAATTCATCTAATAGTTCTGGAAAAGGATATGTTGAGATGGGAAAAGTTTACAAAGACCCTAAAACGGGAAAATTAATTATGGTTGAATAATTTGTAAAAATTATTAAGTATTAATTATTAAGTATTACTTATTATTTAATGTTTATATCAATCTTTTAAATGATTATAAAGTTATGAGGAAAGAAGTATGAATGAAATTTTTGATGAACAATTAGAAATAGCTAAAAATTTCCATGGAGAAATATGTGGTGGAGTTTTAACAGGAACTAAAATGTCAATTTATGCAATTGATAGATTTAATTTTAATTTCAATGAAAAAAATTCTGAATTAATATCTGTTGTTGAAATTGATCGTTGTGTTTATGATGCTGTTCAAGCTATTACACAGGGATCAACAGGGACTAAATCAGTTAAATTAATTGATTATGGCAAATTTGCAGTAACATTTTTCAATAAAAAAACTAAAGAAGCTTTTAGATTAACTGATATTGATGCTAGCTCAACCGTAAATACTGGTGAAACTTTAAATGAAAGAACTGAAAGATATAAGAATACTCCAACCGAAGAATTATTTAAAATTGAAGATGTTATAATTAATTTTGATGAGCATAATTTACCTGGAATGCCAACAATCAAAAAAAGATGTTCTGTTTGCAATGAAGTAGTTTTAGATAATAAACATTCTTTAATTAATGGTAAAGCTATTTGTCAATCTTGTTTAAATGGTTCGTATTATGAAATAATTGATAAGAAATAATCTATTATGAAATAGTTTAGATTTTTATTTTTGTTTTTGAGGTTGATTTATAAAATTTTTTTTCTTTTTCGCTTTTTTCATATACATGTTTTTATATTTTATTTGTATGGTTATGTTTTTATTGGAAAATATTTATTACAAAATCCTAATATTTATATACTCAGTTTATCAAATTATAGTATATAGAAATATTATATTACATTATCTGATATTAGTTATATCTTGTATTTTTTGGGAGTATTCTTATTTTTTTACTTCGTTAAACATAAGTTAAACGACATCTTTTTGGATATTTCACTTGTTTTTTAAACTTTTTTCCTGTGTTCTATATGTTTTTTATTTAAAATTTGTATAATATTAATACTTTTTCTTATTTTTATAATATTTTTATATCTATTTCAAATAATTTTTTGTTCTTTATTTGTAAATTATCTATTTTTTTCTATTTTTTATGCGTTTAACTTATGTTTAACGAAGTCTTTTTTTGTGTTGAGTCTAAAGAAGTTTTATCTAGGGGATGAATATTTATGTGTATTTTTTCAGATTTTTTTTTAGTTAGCTTTTTAGATAGTTAATTAGTCTTTATTTAGTTATTTTATAATTTTTTTTGTATTAATGAAAAAAAGATTATTATATTATATAATATTATGTTTGTGATTTATAGTAATCTTTTTTTGATTAATAAAGATTTTATAAAAGAGTTTTATAAAAAAAATTTTGAGTAAATGCTTTTTTTAATGTGAAATTGATAAATACAACTTCTTTGGGGAGTAGTTTATATAATCACATTATTATTTTTATTAATCAAAAAATATCGTAAATAGTATATAAAAAAAGGGTAAATGGGGCTTTATATTAAGAATTTTACAACTATATTGCTATAAAAATAAGATTCTTTTTTTTAGAATACTCTTTATTTTATTATGACTATTTAAACATAATTTTTAATCAATATAAAAAAGGAGGTAGAAAAAATTGTTTATAAAAAATAAACGTATTATACCATTTATTTTATTACTTGTAGCTGTTTTGTTACTTTTTAGTTTGTCTAGTGTTAGTGCTGCGAGTTTTAATAGTGGTAATAGTTCTTCTGATATTCAGAATTTCATAGACACTGGTCAGGGTGATGATGATATTGTTCTTGAGGAAGGAGATTATATTGATTCTCTTTATAATTTGAATGTTTCAAGGAAAGTTAATATAAAGTCCAATGGCAAAGTGAATATAAAAAGTAGTACTGGAGGTATTCTTTTTAACATCACAGCAAGGAATGTTCAGATTTTTAATTTGAATATTAGTGGCTATCAGACAGCTATACGCTCGAATATTGGTGGTTTATCAGTTATAGGCAATAATATT includes these proteins:
- a CDS encoding FmdE family protein — protein: MNEIFDEQLEIAKNFHGEICGGVLTGTKMSIYAIDRFNFNFNEKNSELISVVEIDRCVYDAVQAITQGSTGTKSVKLIDYGKFAVTFFNKKTKEAFRLTDIDASSTVNTGETLNERTERYKNTPTEELFKIEDVIINFDEHNLPGMPTIKKRCSVCNEVVLDNKHSLINGKAICQSCLNGSYYEIIDKK
- a CDS encoding DUF2162 domain-containing protein, with amino-acid sequence MNPMDILWQAGVIAAIIVFGVKIGLGSAMANLSKKAMLLLIAIYGIGIYIATQIASIYSSQFTNFVISYNTPIFIAMSIIMIIAGLTTIREWKVHNCNTSTTSALAVIAPSPCCFISITITAIFVAPIMGLSIGELSPIIAIILALVIIISYFCANIIVKFIKKPYPIILGNFMLFLGVYFLLAAFLLPNLINGFKMIMKPIGLVDANLIIYLIPVIFVLMIIGVLLSKRNSFLKN
- the hisI gene encoding phosphoribosyl-AMP cyclohydrolase is translated as MKINFKHDVNGQKLVIAVAQDYKTSQVLMVAYMNKEALKKTLSTGIAHYWSTSRNKLWLKGESSGNTQKVKEVLTDCDMDAVVLKVDQTGAACHEGYYSCFFRELEIEKINESNTDLENLDEKDIKIIADRLFNPDDVYGKQ
- a CDS encoding DUF2149 domain-containing protein, whose product is MVRSKRNRRSSRTEEDPMAGATNLVDAMLVISVGLLVFLVMSWNMQSIVFDTDMTPEEKKSTMEKIKTVSEVKQGKEIDNNINSSNSSGKGYVEMGKVYKDPKTGKLIMVE
- a CDS encoding right-handed parallel beta-helix repeat-containing protein, which encodes MDKLNIIKNNRIKYIIISIIFIIFIFNFISPNYSATIKVENNATNQEIQDLINHSNSGDIIQFKKGVYNNISLIINKKLTLKGNGTTIITKNSQDNNGTVINVNNTFGFYFTKSALGSSLIGFNIISNSDYAVIVNSSSLTMTSNKINENQNGTVVGGSKKGGVLFYNSKDSKVNSNTIANFGGYGINIINSKNIKISLSNIINNSNSGILIFKSSNILINNSSVSNNKNHGIEVILSNYTTIINNKIEKNYDGIFLSNTKITNITNNFINNNKRNGINLNDITERSYIISNTISKNANGIQLNGKSINDFVYLNIIKDQRQTADTDLDVFETGNGIVIGDNYDPTSNFNIEYNTIQNNENFGVKNKPQFDEIPIGPNYYGNNGNHICPRILASFLTNINGKLIWGRVDTGYTIDSDGRIVPPVGPNTGPIKPTNPTNPNNNGLNNINSGSNGNSINPSNQNVTNNGKIENNTNSSKKINSTDSQYSVGDSGKPLLSKAYEIISNQISGSNGENALLPFLVLFAIIGVFVFGYLKKRKI
- a CDS encoding PINc/VapC family ATPase, which gives rise to MEDIENISKIVPDTSAIIEGIITKLIKENDLNYPEIIVPEAVVAELEYQTNKGHLIGRKGLNELKNLQKLAESGELAISFTGKRPNNYEISLSKTGEIDAIIRDIAKSELATLFTSDKILSEVAKAQGISVIYVEQVDKSQSELTIARYFDDETMSVHLKENVVPMAKKGKPGNINLVKLDSKPITYDYLEKLAEEIIEKSRHDFKTYLEVDEEGATVVQSREYRISIAKPPFSEGMEITAVRPVAEVSLEDYRLSDKLMDRLRNSANGILISGSPGAGKSTFAQAIAKFFSEDMNQIVKTMESPRDLQVGDEITQYAPLDGDMEKTADILLLVRPDFTIYDELRKNHDFAIFGDMRLAGVGMIGVVHATRPIDAIQRIAARVELGIIPSIVDTTIYIEDGEIKAIYETNLTVKVPSGMQEADLARPVIEVRDFETGDLKNEIYTYGEQTIVMDVDLVQSDKGSDGQKTKSAVDKIVEKEVIRAVKKVAPKANVKAELVSNDRIKIYVNERFIPKIIGKKGKRIDDLERKVGISIGVEPFESLKDEDLKKDYSSNDNRNYNNNNNNFESSFNDPIEDEEFEITYEISNKHLSLNMGYEHIGDEFDVSVNGEYLFTGTVGKKGLVRLKQGLEITDILLDAIDMDVPIMATFRHGNY
- a CDS encoding right-handed parallel beta-helix repeat-containing protein, which encodes MINIKLKSKDGFNKSMAYMFFILIAIVGIGLTVNFSSAATVYDVNDTNTNSEIQNIINGMSDGDTLFFNDGIFENIGLIINKTINITGSSNALIKAIVDNSTLDTADISKYAIDRAAAFYFVNGSNNSDIYGLNITSMPGFDYLTNSSANSKNTLIYALRNTNNVSIHDNVLNNSAWGIYLAMSTGATTMSVYNNIVTNMADTGIINFGSGAAIINNNTISNVGRHGIDIRHGSSANSVVSNNIITNASEGIYTMHSGGHIFLNNTIINTTLSAITAYGAFDVLIQNNTMKNGIIGILLSSSYSNITLIGNNFTYTSKSTSPNFGYNLVTSDSANSNSNVDGTYSDSSQTPANISIKSSYEKTTITNGQTVMYTVSVANTGKGAGSNISIANILPVGVNPNSVIVSKGTFSNGTWTIDSLSSNSNAILVFSAKPSKSGTFTNTINATYNDNLNKGNYWVDISGVKTTLKVNKDIKLSSSNLLSANKVKKAKYFYITTQIKNTGLDNSSTITSKIATTKGLKIAAVSKSSYASYNKNSKTWTIKKVPSKKTITLKMKVQATKKGTQKVKITNNGKSEIKSVKVV
- a CDS encoding MotA/TolQ/ExbB proton channel family protein; translated protein: MVLNIPGSGILTSTLNVISQSLLIPVIILLLIFAVYAVITIGSLISEYSSRKKVPISTMKKLIHDISLAENVEVAKNAISLSEIPEKQKEDLLDLISSKDLSKESLEALARKLIENEENLIDKILEKTDIMARIGPTLGLMGTLIPMGPGLAALGSGDINGLANAIIVAFDTTVVGIGAGGIGYFVSKIRKRWYDDYLSNLDALSDAVLDFMKKNHPD